In a single window of the Terriglobia bacterium genome:
- a CDS encoding Trm112 family protein: MAISKELLEILACPLCKEEVRLTPDGSGLKCIKCHRVYPIRDDIPVMLIDEAKIEEDEEQARR; this comes from the coding sequence ATGGCCATCAGTAAGGAACTGCTCGAGATACTGGCTTGTCCCCTATGCAAGGAGGAAGTTCGTCTGACGCCCGACGGCAGTGGGCTCAAGTGCATCAAGTGTCATCGTGTCTATCCGATCCGCGATGACATCCCGGTGATGCTCATCGATGAAGCAAAGATCGAAGAGGATGAGGAGCAGGCCAGGCGTTAG
- the plsY gene encoding glycerol-3-phosphate 1-O-acyltransferase PlsY: MKPEYLIPILGYFLGSIPFGYVLVKTTTGADIRKAGSGNIGATNVFRKSRAIGILTFLMDAGKGYLAVVAAGWLGGDVRWQAAAAVASILGHVFTVFLGFKGGKGVAVGFGAYLALTPAAAGTTMIVFLLTTALTRYVSLASILATAAYPLWVYLYHKPSIVFWSAVIGSALIVAKHHQNIRRLLSGKEHKFALGDRSG; the protein is encoded by the coding sequence ATGAAACCCGAATATCTGATCCCAATCCTGGGCTACTTCCTTGGCTCCATCCCATTCGGTTACGTGCTGGTGAAGACTACCACCGGCGCGGACATCCGCAAGGCCGGCAGCGGGAATATCGGCGCCACGAACGTGTTCCGCAAGAGCCGCGCGATCGGCATCCTCACCTTCCTGATGGATGCGGGCAAGGGCTATCTGGCAGTCGTGGCAGCGGGGTGGCTGGGCGGCGATGTCCGTTGGCAGGCTGCCGCCGCAGTGGCTTCCATTCTGGGTCACGTCTTTACGGTCTTCCTTGGCTTCAAAGGCGGCAAGGGAGTCGCTGTGGGATTCGGTGCCTATCTGGCGCTTACTCCGGCGGCCGCGGGAACAACCATGATCGTGTTCCTGCTGACTACCGCCTTGACTCGCTATGTCTCGCTGGCATCGATCCTGGCCACGGCGGCATATCCGCTGTGGGTCTATCTTTATCATAAGCCCTCCATTGTCTTCTGGTCGGCCGTGATCGGGTCGGCGCTCATCGTTGCCAAGCATCATCAAAACATCCGACGGCTCCTTTCGGGCAAAGAGCACAAATTTGCGCTCGGGGATCGTTCAGGATAG
- a CDS encoding glycosyltransferase family 9 protein, translated as MPNSISHAERMRALRLQLEHIPRLLIIRLRSLGDSILALPLLEALHAWRPDLQIDVLVEAQYAAVFSRHPAVHETLILRPRKVPEGEGWPRIRTCLEICRRRYSAVVNLHGGTTSSLFTLASCAGLRIGQEKYRQGWVYNALIPNPQVVWQRSDLHTVEDQLTLLRWLDLPIPARPRGKLFLDDGVRARIRERLVSSGIGSSGYLVIHPTATLPSKQWKEEKFAGLADRLHERYALPVIFTAGLREAQVLLDIGRNAHYAHRYWSDLGLDELFSLIEGCRLFIGNDSGPTHAAAALGRPLVVVWGSSDYRDWHPWETEYESVGLELPCMPCPGYTCTAFGTPRCIDDIPVELVMDACDRFLKRGVMGHE; from the coding sequence TTGCCAAATTCGATTTCCCACGCCGAACGCATGCGCGCGCTGCGCCTGCAGCTGGAACACATTCCGCGGCTCCTCATTATCCGTCTGAGATCTTTGGGCGACTCCATTCTCGCGCTGCCTCTGCTGGAAGCGCTCCACGCGTGGCGCCCCGACCTGCAGATCGATGTGCTGGTAGAGGCGCAGTACGCCGCCGTGTTTTCCAGGCACCCGGCCGTGCATGAAACGCTGATCCTGAGGCCACGGAAAGTGCCGGAAGGAGAGGGATGGCCGCGCATCCGTACCTGCCTTGAAATCTGCAGGCGCCGGTACTCCGCAGTGGTCAATCTGCACGGCGGCACCACATCGTCGCTCTTTACCCTTGCCAGCTGCGCCGGCCTCAGAATCGGTCAGGAGAAATATCGCCAGGGTTGGGTCTACAACGCTCTGATCCCCAACCCCCAGGTCGTGTGGCAGCGTTCTGATCTTCACACCGTGGAAGATCAGCTCACGCTTCTGCGTTGGCTGGATCTTCCCATACCGGCAAGACCACGAGGGAAGCTGTTTCTGGACGATGGTGTGCGCGCCCGAATAAGGGAGCGCCTGGTTTCCTCCGGGATCGGATCCTCCGGGTATCTGGTGATTCATCCGACGGCGACCCTGCCGTCCAAGCAATGGAAGGAAGAAAAATTTGCCGGCCTGGCCGACCGGCTGCATGAGCGCTACGCGCTCCCTGTGATTTTTACCGCTGGTCTCCGGGAAGCTCAAGTTCTGCTCGACATTGGCCGGAACGCGCATTATGCGCACCGTTACTGGTCCGACCTCGGACTCGATGAGCTGTTTTCCCTGATCGAGGGTTGTCGGCTGTTCATCGGCAATGACAGCGGGCCGACCCATGCCGCCGCGGCGCTGGGCAGGCCTCTGGTGGTCGTATGGGGTTCCTCGGACTATCGCGACTGGCATCCCTGGGAAACGGAGTATGAATCGGTCGGGCTGGAGCTGCCCTGCATGCCCTGCCCCGGGTACACCTGTACCGCCTTCGGCACACCAAGGTGCATCGATGACATACCCGTGGAATTAGTCATGGATGCGTGCGATCGGTTTCTCAAGCGAGGAGTCATGGGTCATGAGTGA
- the thpR gene encoding RNA 2',3'-cyclic phosphodiesterase produces the protein MRTFIAIPLSSEARAQLEELQTRLRSFRADVRWTAVSSIHLTLKFLGEIDPAALPPLVRLLHEAAALQRPMALRLHGVGGFPNLRNPRVIWCGLEGDLPMLEALQQRVESACLGAGFAPEERPFQPHLTLGRVRGKTNLQPLLDYIKIGSALEHAFVAREFNVYQSTLRPQGALYTVLEKIELKGE, from the coding sequence ATGAGGACGTTCATTGCCATTCCGCTTTCATCTGAAGCGCGAGCGCAGCTCGAAGAGCTGCAGACAAGGTTGCGTTCATTCCGGGCAGACGTCAGGTGGACTGCAGTCTCGTCCATCCATCTGACCCTGAAGTTTCTGGGAGAGATCGACCCGGCGGCCCTGCCCCCCCTGGTAAGGCTGCTGCATGAGGCTGCCGCATTGCAGCGCCCCATGGCGCTTCGGTTGCACGGTGTGGGCGGATTTCCCAACCTGCGCAATCCCCGGGTGATCTGGTGCGGCCTCGAAGGGGACCTGCCGATGCTGGAAGCGCTTCAGCAGAGGGTGGAATCGGCCTGTCTGGGCGCCGGCTTTGCTCCCGAAGAGCGCCCTTTCCAGCCCCATCTGACCCTGGGCAGAGTCCGGGGCAAAACGAATTTGCAGCCCCTTCTGGACTATATTAAAATCGGCAGTGCGCTGGAACATGCATTCGTTGCGAGAGAATTCAACGTCTATCAAAGCACGCTGAGGCCGCAGGGGGCTCTTTATACCGTGCTGGAGAAGATCGAGCTGAAGGGTGAATGA